One window of Marinomonas primoryensis genomic DNA carries:
- a CDS encoding p-hydroxyphenylacetate 3-hydroxylase reductase component has protein sequence MNFDAKDFRRALGNFATGVTVVTAQDADGNKVGVTANSFNSVSLDPPLVLWSLVKTSSSYDIFEKSEHFAVNILAADQIDLSNNFAKPSDDKFAGIEYNLGAGNSPILKDTTANFQCEKHQVIDGGDHWIMIGKVVVFEHVGRNPLLYVQGSYAGAIPFTGSASSDHTVVPADTLKRLNNNAFYLMNKVLQKIQENYLPKQASIGLNTSEARLLLVLSDTQEVSLDVLKELVTIPATDVESGIERLTQTGLITQSLALTAKGQDMAARLWDIANKQQDDIFGAFSEEDYSQFKQLMQSVLKQLN, from the coding sequence ATGAACTTCGATGCAAAAGATTTTAGACGAGCACTCGGTAACTTCGCCACTGGCGTGACCGTAGTGACTGCTCAGGATGCGGATGGTAATAAAGTCGGCGTCACGGCAAACAGCTTTAATTCCGTTTCGCTAGACCCACCATTGGTTTTATGGAGCCTAGTGAAAACCTCTAGCAGCTATGACATATTTGAAAAATCTGAACATTTTGCCGTCAATATTCTAGCGGCTGACCAAATCGATTTATCCAATAACTTCGCCAAGCCCAGTGACGATAAATTTGCTGGTATAGAATATAATCTTGGCGCTGGCAACAGCCCTATTCTTAAAGACACCACAGCAAACTTTCAATGTGAAAAGCATCAGGTGATCGATGGTGGTGACCATTGGATCATGATTGGTAAAGTAGTGGTTTTTGAACATGTTGGCCGTAATCCATTACTGTATGTTCAAGGCAGCTACGCTGGTGCGATCCCCTTTACTGGATCTGCGTCATCCGATCACACTGTCGTACCAGCCGACACGTTAAAAAGACTGAATAACAATGCATTCTATTTAATGAATAAGGTTTTGCAAAAAATTCAGGAAAACTACTTACCAAAACAAGCATCGATTGGTTTAAATACCAGCGAAGCTCGCTTACTGTTGGTATTGAGTGACACTCAAGAAGTCAGTCTTGATGTATTAAAAGAATTAGTCACTATACCCGCTACTGATGTGGAGTCGGGGATAGAGCGCTTAACGCAAACAGGTCTAATCACTCAATCATTAGCATTAACGGCAAAAGGCCAGGACATGGCGGCGCGGTTGTGGGACATCGCTAACAAACAACAAGACGATATTTTTGGTGCGTTTAGCGAAGAAGACTACAGCCAATTCAAGCAGCTAATGCAAAGCGTGTTAAAACAACTTAACTAA
- a CDS encoding multidrug effflux MFS transporter gives MTHSNTQPLSKWMIPLLGYLVSFGPLSIDMYLPSLPTIANDLGSSQVTIQYTITTFLFGMAIGMLLFGPMSDLMGRKKLLLIGTASYAISSIGCALVNDGDTLILLRFLQALGAAAAGVLGRALVRDLFPLDKAAGILSNMHIISMGVMLMSPILGAYIVTWLDWRWIFYFLSALSFLALIGIFFIIQEPKINFTTKTSIRGYLAVYGECLSNKKITFYLLANGFSFGGMFAFIAASAFVYINFFGFSETAYAVVFSSNIAMVIAATFINKGLVSKFTVYKALRVTSTTSLTAALMIFIVALFFPKNVSLFIAVTMLYISVTGAIGANSLACLFDLKPSRAGTMAGLLVSTQFIVGGIVSAITSLIFDGSASSLLVTMGICGGLSYLFHLISQRP, from the coding sequence ATGACGCACTCCAATACTCAGCCACTTTCTAAATGGATGATCCCTCTGCTCGGCTATTTGGTGTCTTTTGGGCCACTGTCCATCGACATGTACTTACCCAGCCTGCCTACTATTGCCAATGATCTGGGCAGTTCACAGGTCACGATTCAATACACTATTACAACATTCTTGTTTGGCATGGCGATAGGCATGTTGCTCTTTGGTCCCATGTCCGACTTGATGGGGCGCAAAAAATTACTGCTCATCGGCACCGCCTCCTACGCCATCAGTAGCATTGGTTGTGCCTTAGTTAATGATGGCGACACCTTAATTCTATTACGCTTTCTGCAAGCACTGGGTGCCGCCGCCGCAGGGGTACTTGGACGTGCTTTAGTCCGAGATTTATTTCCTCTCGATAAAGCCGCAGGAATTCTTTCCAATATGCATATCATCTCCATGGGTGTGATGCTGATGTCGCCTATTTTAGGGGCCTATATTGTCACTTGGCTGGATTGGCGTTGGATTTTCTATTTTCTCTCGGCGCTTTCTTTTCTGGCCTTGATCGGTATCTTTTTTATTATCCAAGAACCGAAAATAAACTTCACTACTAAAACAAGTATTCGTGGTTACTTGGCCGTTTATGGCGAGTGTCTGAGCAACAAAAAAATCACCTTCTACTTACTCGCAAACGGTTTTTCTTTTGGTGGTATGTTTGCCTTCATCGCTGCTTCGGCTTTCGTCTACATTAATTTTTTTGGCTTTTCTGAAACCGCTTACGCGGTGGTGTTTTCCTCTAATATCGCCATGGTGATTGCCGCGACCTTTATCAACAAAGGGTTAGTGAGCAAGTTTACTGTCTATAAAGCATTACGTGTGACATCCACTACCTCGTTAACCGCAGCCTTAATGATTTTTATCGTCGCCCTCTTTTTCCCAAAAAACGTGTCACTCTTTATAGCCGTAACCATGTTGTACATTAGTGTAACAGGTGCTATAGGTGCCAATAGCTTGGCGTGTTTGTTTGACTTAAAGCCATCAAGAGCAGGCACCATGGCAGGACTGCTTGTTTCAACTCAGTTTATTGTGGGTGGCATTGTCAGCGCCATAACCAGCTTGATATTTGATGGTTCCGCGAGCTCATTACTCGTGACGATGGGAATCTGTGGAGGGCTGAGTTATTTATTTCACCTTATATCCCAAAGGCCTTAG
- the hpaR gene encoding homoprotocatechuate degradation operon regulator HpaR, translating to MFVLNINPNTQRHNQVVIKNPMKKLEDSLTLQLLRSRESAMQFFRPILQETGFTEQQWRVIRVLNDNGQLDAKQLAERCCILSPSLTRIISRFESDGLIIRNRSEHDQRITLLSLSDKATEIFKEISPKIDQAYASLIGKLGEEKMQQLSRLLTEVTRLAP from the coding sequence ATGTTTGTCCTTAACATCAATCCGAACACCCAACGCCATAACCAAGTTGTTATTAAAAATCCTATGAAAAAACTAGAAGACTCTCTGACGCTACAACTATTGAGATCACGCGAATCGGCGATGCAATTCTTCCGCCCCATTCTTCAGGAAACAGGCTTTACAGAGCAGCAATGGCGAGTTATCCGAGTGCTAAATGATAATGGTCAGTTGGATGCTAAACAGCTTGCTGAACGCTGCTGTATTTTAAGCCCCAGTTTGACCAGAATCATCAGTCGCTTCGAGTCCGATGGTCTCATTATTCGAAATCGCTCAGAGCACGACCAACGTATCACCTTGTTGTCGCTTAGTGATAAAGCCACGGAGATTTTTAAAGAAATCAGCCCTAAAATAGACCAAGCTTACGCCAGTTTGATTGGTAAATTGGGAGAAGAAAAGATGCAGCAACTGAGCCGATTACTAACGGAAGT
- a CDS encoding MerR family transcriptional regulator, whose product MYIGEVAKITGLSIKAIRVYEEKGLIMPPPRKGKYRVYSESHLDILNLIKEAKLLGVTLSQLKSGIVYKNGDVDWSGVGKFLLEFKQQLLLKIDDLNMKVSRVEKCLLTIDFCPLSVDSPLKGRD is encoded by the coding sequence ATGTACATAGGTGAAGTGGCTAAAATAACAGGGCTTTCAATTAAAGCTATTCGTGTGTACGAGGAAAAGGGCTTGATCATGCCACCACCAAGAAAAGGAAAATATCGAGTCTATAGTGAGTCACATCTCGATATTCTAAACCTGATTAAAGAGGCAAAATTACTAGGCGTCACCTTATCTCAGCTAAAAAGTGGAATTGTCTATAAAAATGGTGATGTTGACTGGTCGGGTGTTGGAAAATTTCTATTAGAGTTTAAACAGCAATTATTACTCAAAATTGATGACTTAAATATGAAAGTGTCAAGAGTCGAAAAGTGTTTGTTAACGATAGATTTTTGTCCATTAAGTGTTGACTCTCCCCTTAAGGGCAGAGATTAG
- a CDS encoding p-hydroxyphenylacetate 3-hydroxylase oxygenase component — translation MQRANPLLTRLQTVLPKIAENAPLAEELRQAPQESIDLLKQVGLHKAFLPKAYGGYEISLPEFGDCIVALAGACASTAWAFSLLCTHNHQIGLFPKQAQDDMWKDDPDALASSSIAPFGKYLEADGGVMFTGDMRWSSGCDHAQWALCGFLRDNAEGKKDHCFALIPATDYTIDDDWQAAAMKGSGTKTLVIRDKFVPEHRIQKAKDMMEGKSGGFGLYPDSKIFYAPYRPYFASGFSAISLGISERMLAVFKEATQGRIRAYTGAKVGTATPALLRIAESSHQVMAARAFLEKTWEDHAEYAEAHRYPDQAKLAEWRTNQAYVVKMCIEAVDRLFSSMGASHWYLDKEAQRLFRDSHVTGAHAYTDYDVCAQIFGREVMGLEPDPSLL, via the coding sequence ATGCAAAGAGCGAATCCTTTACTTACCCGATTACAAACTGTCTTGCCTAAAATCGCAGAAAATGCGCCTTTGGCCGAAGAGCTTCGACAAGCGCCACAAGAAAGCATCGATTTGCTCAAGCAAGTCGGTCTTCATAAAGCTTTTTTACCCAAAGCCTACGGTGGCTACGAAATATCTTTGCCTGAATTTGGCGACTGTATTGTTGCTCTGGCAGGGGCTTGTGCCAGTACCGCATGGGCATTTAGCTTATTGTGTACGCACAATCACCAAATTGGTCTGTTCCCTAAACAAGCGCAAGATGACATGTGGAAAGACGACCCAGACGCATTAGCCAGCAGCAGTATTGCGCCTTTTGGCAAATATCTAGAAGCCGATGGCGGTGTTATGTTTACTGGCGACATGCGTTGGAGCAGCGGTTGTGATCATGCCCAATGGGCGCTTTGTGGCTTCTTGCGAGATAACGCGGAAGGTAAAAAAGACCATTGTTTCGCCTTGATTCCTGCGACGGATTACACCATTGATGACGATTGGCAAGCCGCTGCGATGAAAGGCAGTGGTACAAAAACGCTCGTGATTCGCGACAAATTTGTTCCAGAGCACAGAATTCAAAAAGCCAAAGATATGATGGAAGGTAAATCGGGTGGCTTTGGCTTATACCCTGACAGTAAGATCTTTTACGCACCCTACCGCCCTTATTTTGCATCCGGCTTTTCGGCAATTAGTTTAGGAATTTCAGAGCGTATGTTAGCCGTCTTTAAAGAAGCAACTCAGGGCCGAATTCGGGCTTATACCGGCGCTAAGGTGGGTACCGCTACGCCCGCTTTGTTACGTATTGCCGAATCGTCTCATCAAGTCATGGCGGCACGTGCTTTTCTAGAAAAAACATGGGAAGACCACGCTGAATACGCCGAAGCTCACCGTTACCCTGATCAAGCAAAATTGGCCGAGTGGCGTACTAATCAAGCTTACGTCGTCAAAATGTGCATTGAAGCCGTTGATCGTTTGTTCAGTAGCATGGGCGCAAGTCATTGGTATCTTGATAAAGAAGCTCAGCGGTTGTTCCGCGATAGCCATGTCACCGGCGCTCACGCTTACACGGATTACGATGTGTGCGCACAAATATTTGGTCGAGAAGTAATGGGATTAGAGCCTGACCCAAGCCTTCTTTAG
- a CDS encoding GNAT family N-acetyltransferase — MIKNLISDRIELISSSSAHIRIELETPQLLSEKLNADVSSDWPPGEYDRDAMAFFLSCFENGGEAAKGWYGWYAINIDPVSRKRVLVGSGGYFGPPDSNGVVEIGYSVLPEWQRQGYATEIVKALVLHASTFEKTNSIVAHTAPENEASKRVLIFNGFREVGVDDGNLRFEHTR, encoded by the coding sequence ATTATTAAAAATTTAATATCAGATCGCATCGAACTAATATCATCCTCATCTGCCCATATTCGTATAGAGCTTGAAACACCACAGTTACTTTCTGAAAAACTAAATGCAGATGTTTCAAGTGATTGGCCTCCTGGTGAATATGACCGAGATGCCATGGCGTTTTTTCTTTCCTGTTTCGAAAATGGTGGTGAAGCCGCTAAGGGTTGGTATGGCTGGTATGCTATAAATATTGATCCCGTTTCAAGGAAAAGGGTTCTTGTTGGTTCAGGGGGTTATTTTGGTCCCCCAGATAGTAATGGCGTAGTAGAAATTGGCTATTCTGTGCTACCTGAGTGGCAGAGACAGGGCTATGCGACAGAAATAGTGAAGGCGCTTGTTTTACATGCATCGACCTTTGAAAAAACAAACAGTATTGTTGCTCATACCGCTCCGGAAAATGAAGCGTCAAAAAGAGTGTTGATTTTTAATGGTTTTAGGGAAGTTGGAGTTGATGACGGCAATCTACGCTTCGAGCATACTCGTTAG
- a CDS encoding NAD(P)H-dependent oxidoreductase, with protein MTKKIVVLNGNPKSSSYCQHLGDRYEINASEHFDIRRFNLSNMEFNPSLDCGYDARQELEPCLADFQKAILWADHIVIITPIWWGGLPAKLKGLFDRTFLPVFSFKYEGNNPLPLPLLKGKTSRIIVTMDAPSDYAEEQAAPALAQLDLYTLQFCGVEKAEITLFGSIIASNAEDKLHWEKTVQEIANKGQ; from the coding sequence ATGACAAAGAAAATAGTTGTTCTAAACGGAAACCCTAAATCCAGTAGCTATTGCCAACATTTAGGTGACCGATACGAAATTAACGCAAGTGAACATTTTGATATTAGACGTTTCAATTTATCAAATATGGAATTCAACCCAAGCCTTGATTGTGGATACGATGCGAGGCAAGAGTTAGAGCCTTGTTTAGCCGATTTTCAAAAAGCAATATTATGGGCTGACCATATCGTTATTATCACGCCCATTTGGTGGGGTGGTCTACCAGCAAAACTAAAAGGTTTATTTGATAGAACATTTTTACCTGTTTTTTCATTCAAATATGAGGGCAATAATCCTTTACCATTGCCGTTATTGAAAGGGAAAACGTCTAGAATTATAGTGACAATGGATGCACCATCGGACTATGCAGAGGAGCAAGCTGCGCCAGCTCTCGCACAGTTGGATCTTTATACGTTGCAGTTTTGTGGCGTTGAAAAAGCAGAAATTACTCTTTTTGGCTCAATTATAGCGTCGAATGCTGAAGACAAATTGCATTGGGAAAAGACCGTTCAGGAAATTGCTAATAAAGGCCAATAG
- a CDS encoding aldehyde dehydrogenase family protein codes for MLQSSYPFYLANKPVYANQDLAVTNKYNNQVATHVAMASVADIDKAIGAADKAKHAMQALPAYKRQAILQHCITRFKERFEELAYALCIEAGKPIKDSRGEVTRLIDTFQIAAEEATRIYGEVMPMDISPRSEDYQGMWKRVPIGPCSFISPFNFPLNLAAHKIAPAIAAGCPFILKPASLTPVSALIVAEILAETDLPEGAFSILPCHRDGADLFTTDERLKLLSFTGSPDVGWALKAKAGKKPVVLELGGNAACIVDHDTDLDDAVQRIIFGAYYQSGQSCISVQRIIVHESLYDDAKARLINAVNNLVMGDPLNETTFIGPMISEKEAARLHGWIEEARNGGATVLAGGHRKGAMLEATLIENVKPEMSISSQEAFGPVAILSKFSDFDAALEEVNNSDFGLQAGIFTKDIYKAYKAWEVLEVGGVVIGDVPSWRVDHMPYGGVKDSGLGREGVRFAIEDMTELKLMVLRTPK; via the coding sequence ATGTTGCAATCAAGCTACCCTTTTTACCTCGCTAACAAACCCGTTTATGCCAATCAGGATCTAGCGGTCACCAATAAATACAACAACCAAGTCGCGACCCATGTGGCAATGGCGAGTGTGGCCGACATAGACAAAGCCATCGGCGCCGCGGACAAGGCAAAACACGCCATGCAAGCTTTGCCGGCGTATAAGCGTCAGGCGATTTTACAACATTGCATCACGCGCTTTAAAGAACGCTTTGAAGAACTGGCTTACGCCCTTTGCATCGAAGCGGGCAAACCAATCAAAGACTCACGCGGTGAAGTAACGCGCCTTATTGATACTTTCCAAATTGCGGCCGAAGAAGCGACTCGAATCTATGGTGAAGTCATGCCAATGGATATTTCGCCTCGTTCTGAAGACTATCAAGGCATGTGGAAACGCGTTCCTATCGGGCCATGTTCGTTCATTTCACCGTTTAATTTCCCACTGAATTTGGCCGCTCATAAAATCGCCCCCGCCATTGCAGCGGGCTGTCCGTTTATTTTAAAGCCTGCCAGCCTGACACCAGTGAGCGCTTTAATTGTGGCGGAGATTCTTGCCGAAACCGATTTACCCGAAGGTGCGTTTTCTATCTTGCCTTGCCATCGTGATGGCGCGGACTTGTTCACCACAGATGAGCGCTTAAAGCTGTTGAGTTTCACAGGTTCCCCTGACGTTGGTTGGGCCTTAAAAGCCAAGGCAGGCAAAAAACCGGTGGTATTAGAACTTGGTGGCAACGCCGCTTGTATCGTCGATCACGACACTGACCTAGACGATGCCGTACAACGCATTATCTTCGGCGCTTATTATCAGTCAGGACAAAGTTGTATCAGTGTACAGCGTATTATTGTGCACGAATCTCTGTACGACGATGCCAAAGCACGCCTTATTAACGCCGTGAATAACCTCGTTATGGGTGACCCATTAAATGAGACAACCTTCATCGGGCCAATGATTTCTGAAAAAGAAGCCGCTCGTTTACACGGTTGGATCGAAGAAGCACGTAATGGTGGCGCAACGGTTTTGGCTGGTGGTCACCGCAAAGGCGCGATGCTGGAAGCCACTTTGATTGAAAACGTAAAACCAGAGATGTCTATTTCGTCACAAGAAGCCTTTGGCCCTGTGGCCATTTTATCTAAATTCTCTGACTTCGACGCTGCACTGGAAGAAGTCAATAACTCGGACTTTGGTTTACAAGCGGGCATTTTCACTAAGGATATTTACAAGGCTTACAAAGCATGGGAAGTACTGGAAGTGGGCGGTGTTGTGATTGGCGATGTACCTTCTTGGCGCGTTGATCACATGCCTTATGGCGGTGTGAAAGACAGTGGCTTAGGCCGTGAAGGTGTGCGCTTTGCCATTGAAGATATGACCGAACTAAAGCTGATGGTACTTAGAACACCAAAATAA